A genomic window from Terrisporobacter glycolicus ATCC 14880 = DSM 1288 includes:
- a CDS encoding PqqD family peptide modification chaperone: MKTNQEVLDIVYKICDNIEYDVNEDKVVTILEKQDHKIQKFFRKLKFKIPTHKKIELDEYSSAVFLEIDGEKTVEEVGKKLEVKFGEKVNPLYERLLLFLNHIEVNCKYIERTNS; encoded by the coding sequence GTTTATAAAATTTGTGATAATATAGAATATGATGTAAACGAAGATAAAGTAGTTACCATACTTGAAAAACAAGACCATAAGATTCAGAAGTTTTTTAGAAAACTAAAGTTTAAAATTCCTACGCATAAAAAAATTGAACTAGATGAATACAGTAGTGCAGTATTTTTAGAAATCGACGGTGAAAAAACTGTTGAAGAAGTTGGGAAAAAACTTGAGGTTAAGTTTGGAGAGAAAGTAAATCCACTTTATGAAAGGTTATTACTTTTCCTAAATCATATTGAAGTAAATTGCAAATATATAGAAAGAACTAATAGCTAA